The following are encoded in a window of Staphylospora marina genomic DNA:
- a CDS encoding transglycosylase domain-containing protein produces the protein MFSRTKPSKDSMNTGKTPKRRLIRFAVIGLSAVTAAMMVGAVGVGAGAMAAFAKHEKLREKEDFEKDLTGWSQTSYAYFRPVNGQPKLIGSMITEDDRQLVKDLDEVSPFLINALISTEDREFFTHKGIVPKAIFRAVLQQVSGSDTQTGGSTLTQQLVKNEIINSREKSFKRKALEIVNAIRIEKYYDKEEILIKYLNSVEFGRGAHGTKMIGFKAAARGIFNKKLDELNLAQAAYLAGMVQRPYDLNPFGKEEKLKKGLQRMELVLTKMVENGKITQAEKEEALKFDLKGSLAKPTDFVKGYERYPYIISAVERETAEILKQLDKGNPEAASKKDKDYINQVRQGGYKIYTTIDEQLYNEMNDSVKKINFPKRKYRGKVLKEQIGAVLIDNKTGAILSFVSGRDFKENQQDFALEETNQPGSTIKPLLVYGPAIHEGMISKDSIIIDEPVPRADGSGTYKNSNNQYAGPVTATVALQKSLNTPAIKIFQKLGVQHGFDYLRKMNMHPHKWDSEASALGGMSAGFTPKQMTAGFAMIANHGMYNNPYLVEKIVDADGNVVYEHAKNHQPKQIISPQAAFELTQMLRTVLLPGGTASTIGAELAGWNIAGKTGTSSGYNDLWFIGYTPEVSLGVWTGYEYNLPADKDLSKKAWTRLFKTIVKTQPNLVPRGSNFTNPGGMIEPKCFECDKVPAQPTDPESPGDGNPQTQPGTQNPQPGNTQPGQIKNPGITPPSGDPSNQPQQTPDGSNDGQQTGNAGNLGLIGGLLPKKP, from the coding sequence GTGTTCAGCCGAACCAAACCGTCTAAGGACAGCATGAACACAGGCAAAACGCCCAAACGCCGGCTCATTCGGTTTGCCGTCATCGGACTTTCCGCCGTCACCGCCGCCATGATGGTGGGCGCTGTCGGGGTCGGCGCGGGCGCAATGGCCGCCTTCGCGAAACATGAGAAACTTCGCGAAAAGGAAGATTTCGAAAAAGACCTGACCGGTTGGTCACAAACCAGCTACGCGTATTTCAGACCGGTGAACGGTCAACCCAAATTGATCGGCTCCATGATCACCGAGGATGACCGGCAACTCGTCAAGGATCTGGACGAGGTCAGCCCTTTCCTGATCAATGCCCTCATTTCCACCGAAGATCGTGAATTCTTCACACATAAGGGGATTGTCCCGAAAGCGATTTTCCGGGCCGTCTTGCAGCAGGTCTCCGGAAGTGACACACAGACCGGCGGAAGCACGCTCACGCAGCAGCTGGTCAAGAACGAAATCATCAACAGCCGGGAGAAAAGCTTCAAGCGGAAAGCTTTGGAAATCGTCAACGCCATCCGGATCGAAAAGTACTACGACAAAGAGGAGATCTTGATCAAATACCTCAACAGCGTGGAATTCGGCCGGGGCGCCCACGGGACAAAAATGATCGGTTTCAAGGCTGCGGCGCGTGGCATTTTCAACAAGAAACTGGATGAACTGAATTTGGCACAGGCCGCCTATCTTGCCGGAATGGTTCAGCGGCCGTACGACCTCAATCCGTTCGGGAAAGAGGAAAAGCTGAAAAAAGGCCTTCAGCGCATGGAACTGGTTCTCACCAAAATGGTGGAGAACGGCAAAATCACCCAAGCCGAGAAGGAAGAGGCACTGAAATTCGATCTGAAAGGATCATTGGCCAAACCGACCGATTTTGTCAAAGGGTATGAGAGATACCCGTACATCATCTCCGCGGTGGAACGGGAAACGGCGGAAATCCTGAAACAGCTGGACAAAGGCAATCCGGAAGCCGCCAGCAAGAAGGACAAGGACTACATCAACCAGGTCCGTCAGGGCGGCTACAAGATTTACACCACCATTGATGAACAGCTGTACAACGAGATGAACGATTCCGTCAAAAAGATCAATTTCCCGAAACGAAAGTATCGCGGAAAAGTCCTCAAAGAGCAGATCGGTGCCGTCCTGATCGACAACAAAACCGGCGCGATTCTTTCGTTCGTGTCCGGCCGGGACTTCAAGGAGAACCAGCAGGATTTCGCCCTGGAAGAAACCAACCAGCCCGGATCCACCATCAAACCGCTCCTGGTGTACGGACCCGCGATTCATGAAGGGATGATCTCCAAAGATTCCATCATCATCGACGAACCGGTTCCCAGAGCGGACGGATCGGGAACTTACAAGAACTCCAACAACCAATATGCCGGTCCGGTGACGGCCACCGTTGCCCTGCAGAAGTCGTTGAACACCCCGGCGATCAAGATTTTCCAAAAGCTCGGGGTTCAACACGGGTTTGACTATCTGCGGAAAATGAACATGCACCCGCACAAATGGGACAGCGAAGCCTCCGCCCTGGGAGGCATGTCCGCCGGATTCACCCCGAAGCAGATGACGGCCGGATTTGCCATGATCGCCAATCACGGCATGTACAACAATCCCTATCTGGTGGAAAAAATCGTGGATGCGGACGGGAATGTCGTCTATGAACACGCCAAAAATCATCAACCCAAGCAGATCATCAGTCCGCAAGCCGCGTTTGAGCTCACCCAGATGCTGAGAACGGTCCTGCTGCCGGGCGGTACCGCCAGCACCATCGGGGCCGAACTGGCCGGTTGGAACATTGCCGGAAAAACGGGAACCTCTTCCGGATACAACGATTTGTGGTTCATCGGTTACACCCCGGAAGTTTCGCTGGGCGTTTGGACCGGATATGAATACAACCTTCCCGCGGACAAGGATCTGAGCAAAAAAGCTTGGACCCGCTTGTTCAAAACGATCGTGAAAACGCAGCCCAATCTGGTCCCGCGCGGAAGCAACTTCACGAACCCGGGCGGCATGATCGAACCGAAGTGTTTCGAGTGTGACAAAGTGCCTGCCCAGCCGACGGATCCCGAATCACCGGGAGACGGCAATCCGCAAACCCAGCCCGGAACCCAGAATCCTCAACCGGGGAACACGCAGCCCGGACAAATCAAGAATCCGGGGATCACACCCCCGTCCGGTGATCCGTCCAATCAACCGCAACAAACCCCCGACGGATCAAATGACGGTCAGCAGACCGGCAACGCCGGAAATCTTGGTTTGATCGGCGGACTGCTGCCGAAAAAACCGTGA
- the acsA gene encoding acetate--CoA ligase yields MTTGNNLANYEEAVRSFDWKQVESEFTWSKTGKVNAAHEAIDRHVEEGRGNKTALMYSDAVRDERYTFAEMKERSDRFGNVLRRIGVHKGDRVFIFMPRTPELYFSFLGAIKIGAVVGPLFEAFMEGAVKDRLENSEAVALVTVPGLLSRVPLGELPHLKHIILVGAEGELPVHEGKRFYRFEEEMASASPDLEKEWVDREDPMLIHYTSGSTGKPKGVLHVHNAMIQHYQTGKWVLDLQENDVYWCTADPGWVTGTSYGIFAPWLNGVTNVIRGGRFDPADWYATIEKYKVTVWYSAPTAFRMLMGAGDEVAKRFDLSSLRHVLSVGEPLNPEVVRWGLKVYGKRIHDNWWMTETGGILISNFPQMELKPGSMGRPIPGVEAAILDDEGNELPPYTMGHLAVKTPWPSMMRAIWKNPGKYQEYFRIPGWYISGDSAYRDEEGYFWFQGRLDDVINTSGERVGPFEVESKLVEHPAVAEAGVIGKPDPVRGEIIKAFIALRAGYEPSEELKEEIREFVKTRLAAHAAPREIEFRDKLPKTRSGKIMRRVLKAWELGLPTGDLSTMED; encoded by the coding sequence ATGACGACGGGCAACAACCTGGCAAACTACGAAGAAGCAGTCCGTTCCTTTGACTGGAAGCAGGTCGAATCCGAGTTCACCTGGTCCAAAACGGGCAAGGTGAACGCCGCCCATGAAGCGATCGATCGCCACGTCGAGGAAGGTCGGGGAAACAAGACGGCGCTGATGTACAGTGACGCGGTCCGGGATGAACGCTACACGTTCGCCGAGATGAAAGAGCGTTCCGACCGGTTTGGAAACGTGTTGCGCCGAATCGGCGTACATAAGGGAGACCGTGTGTTCATCTTCATGCCGCGCACACCCGAACTGTATTTTTCCTTCCTTGGAGCGATCAAAATCGGAGCGGTTGTGGGACCGTTGTTTGAAGCGTTCATGGAGGGAGCCGTGAAAGACCGGCTGGAAAACAGCGAAGCGGTTGCTCTGGTGACGGTTCCCGGTCTGCTTTCGCGGGTTCCTCTCGGTGAACTCCCTCATCTCAAACACATCATTCTCGTCGGAGCCGAAGGGGAGCTTCCGGTCCACGAGGGAAAACGGTTCTACCGCTTTGAGGAGGAAATGGCATCGGCATCCCCGGACCTGGAGAAAGAATGGGTCGACCGGGAAGATCCGATGCTCATCCACTACACGTCCGGATCGACCGGCAAGCCCAAAGGCGTCCTCCATGTTCACAATGCAATGATCCAGCATTATCAGACCGGCAAATGGGTGTTGGACCTGCAGGAAAATGACGTGTACTGGTGCACCGCGGATCCGGGGTGGGTGACCGGCACCTCCTACGGCATTTTCGCTCCGTGGCTCAACGGGGTGACCAACGTCATCCGCGGCGGCCGCTTTGATCCGGCAGACTGGTATGCCACCATTGAGAAATACAAAGTGACCGTCTGGTACAGCGCGCCCACCGCGTTTCGCATGTTGATGGGAGCCGGGGACGAAGTGGCGAAACGGTTTGATCTTTCTTCCCTCCGTCATGTGCTGAGCGTGGGCGAGCCGCTCAATCCGGAAGTGGTGCGCTGGGGACTCAAAGTCTACGGCAAACGGATTCATGACAACTGGTGGATGACCGAAACCGGGGGCATCCTGATCTCGAACTTCCCGCAGATGGAATTGAAGCCCGGTTCGATGGGGCGTCCGATTCCCGGGGTGGAAGCGGCCATCCTCGATGATGAAGGAAATGAACTTCCTCCGTACACCATGGGGCATCTGGCCGTGAAAACGCCTTGGCCGTCCATGATGCGGGCGATTTGGAAAAATCCCGGAAAGTATCAGGAATATTTCCGCATTCCGGGCTGGTACATCTCCGGGGACTCCGCTTACAGGGATGAAGAAGGCTATTTCTGGTTCCAGGGACGACTGGACGACGTGATCAACACGTCCGGGGAACGGGTGGGACCGTTCGAGGTGGAGAGCAAGCTGGTGGAACACCCGGCTGTCGCCGAAGCCGGCGTGATCGGCAAGCCCGATCCGGTTCGCGGTGAAATCATCAAGGCGTTCATCGCGCTTCGCGCGGGATATGAACCCAGCGAAGAGTTGAAGGAGGAAATCCGGGAATTCGTGAAAACCCGACTGGCCGCGCATGCTGCTCCGCGTGAGATCGAATTCCGCGACAAACTCCCCAAAACCCGGAGCGGGAAAATCATGCGCCGGGTGCTCAAAGCCTGGGAACTGGGCCTGCCGACCGGGGATCTTTCCACGATGGAAGACTGA
- a CDS encoding DUF1540 domain-containing protein has product MPKGVLCEVNNCAYWGDGNLCNAKEIYVVSHHGKQASESKETDCKTFRPEK; this is encoded by the coding sequence ATGCCGAAGGGCGTTTTGTGCGAAGTCAACAACTGTGCCTATTGGGGCGACGGAAACCTGTGCAACGCCAAAGAGATCTATGTGGTGTCTCATCACGGCAAACAGGCTTCCGAAAGCAAGGAAACGGATTGCAAAACTTTTCGTCCCGAGAAATAG